The Nitrospirota bacterium genome segment CATTTTCCCGGGATTGAAAAAAGAAATTTGTCCTCCATTAAAATCTGCGTGAGCGGGGGAGGGCCTCTTCACGTTGAAGTCCAGGAAAAATTTGAATCGTTAACCCATGGGAAGGTCGTCGAGGGGTATGGTCTGACGGAGTCCTCTCCGGTGACCCATTGCCATCCCATCAACGGGATGAGAAAAAAGGGAACGATCGGACTTCCCCTCCCATTGACCGATGCCCGGATCGTCGATCTTGAGAAGGGAGAAAACGACGTCCCTCCTGGAGAAATTGGAGAGCTCGTCGTCAAGGGACCGCAGGTCATGAAGGGTTATTGGAAACGGCCTGAAGAAACCGCTTCGACCCTCCGACACGGATGGCTTTATACAGGCGACATGGCCAGAATGGATGAGGATGGATTTTTTTATATTGTCGACCGCAAAAAAGATATGATCAAAACGGGCGGCGAAAATGTTTACCCCCGGGAAGTCGAAGAGGTGCTTTATCAGCATTCCAAAATCAAAGATGCGGTCGTTGTGGGGTTGCCTGATCCTTTTAGCGTTGAGATGATTAAAGCCTATATCGTTCTCAATGAAGGGGAAACGGCTGCCGAAGAGGAAATTTTAGCCCATTGCAGAAAAAATCTTGCCAAATTTAAAGTGCCGAAATTAATCGAATTTCGAAAAGAACTTCCAAAAACAATTGTCGGGAAAGTTTTGCGCCGGATATTATTGGAAGAGGAATTAAAGAAAAAGAAATAAAATAAAATCAGAGGACCTTGCCATGAAGGAAGTTGTAATCGTAGACGGCGTCCGTACCCCTGTCGGCCTGTTTGGCGGAGCGCTAAGGGACGTGACGGCCCAAAAGCTCGGGGAAATTGCCGTTCGGGAATTAATCAACAGGACAAAGATTGACCCGAACTCGATTGATGAATTGATATTCGGGTGTGTTGGGCAATATAGCGATGCCACCAATATTGGAAGAGTCATCGGGCTGATGGCCGGAATACCGTTAAGGGTTCCAGGGTACACGGTTGCGCGAAATTGCGCCTCCGGATTGCAGTCTTTTGCCAATGGATACCAGAATATCAGGTCCGGGGACGCGGACATTCAAATTATCGGCGGGACGGAAAGCATGAGCCATTCACCCTATGTCTCCAGGGACATGAGGTGGGGAAAACGGTTAAAATCGGGAGTCTTTATTGATGCCCTCTGGGAAGGGCTAACCGATTCGTTTTGCGGGCAACTCATGGGACAAACCGCAGAAAATCTGGCGGAAGAATATAAAATTTCCCGTGAAGAACAGGATAAATTTGCGGTTGAAAGCCATAAAAAAGCCTTTCGCGCCATTCGTGAAGGAAAATTTAAGGATGAGATCGTTCCGGTTTCCATTCCTAAAAAAGCGGCTGGCCGGGACGTTACCCCGGAGCTTTTTGCTCAGGATGAAGGCCCGAATATTGCCCTCACCGTGGCGCAATTGGCCCTTTACCCTCCTATTTTTAAAGAAGGAGGAACTGTAACCGGCGGAAATTCCTGCCCTCTGAATGACGGAGCCGCCGCGGCGCTGGTCATGTCGAAGGATAGAGCGAAATCATTGGGGCATGAAATCCTCGGAACGATCCGTTCTTTTGGATTTGTGGGTGTCGAACCTGAGCGGATGGGAATCG includes the following:
- a CDS encoding thiolase family protein, with the protein product MKEVVIVDGVRTPVGLFGGALRDVTAQKLGEIAVRELINRTKIDPNSIDELIFGCVGQYSDATNIGRVIGLMAGIPLRVPGYTVARNCASGLQSFANGYQNIRSGDADIQIIGGTESMSHSPYVSRDMRWGKRLKSGVFIDALWEGLTDSFCGQLMGQTAENLAEEYKISREEQDKFAVESHKKAFRAIREGKFKDEIVPVSIPKKAAGRDVTPELFAQDEGPNIALTVAQLALYPPIFKEGGTVTGGNSCPLNDGAAAALVMSKDRAKSLGHEILGTIRSFGFVGVEPERMGIGPAYAIPLALEKSGLTLADIQLIEVNEAFAAQYLAVERELKLNREIVNVNGGAIALGHPVGMSGARLIINLLREMKRRNLTLGIASLCVGGGMGAAMVLERK